One Phaseolus vulgaris cultivar G19833 chromosome 11, P. vulgaris v2.0, whole genome shotgun sequence genomic window carries:
- the LOC137838763 gene encoding uncharacterized protein, with translation MQADLTASQARSEELHRTNEELRQRWCGRDEPEATSPPREFTTPFSQAILETAIPNTFTGPKATFTGMEDPEAHLTAFHTQLLLVGGSDTVRCKLFMSTLTGMAMDWFISLPEGHVMSFAQLSQLFREQYLANRTPAPVSYDLFDVKQFQGETLKEYISRFGAQVVKVGTKEEPMIVYAFKKGVRPRSFSKTLNRSRPKTFAEIRRQAVEHIASEGETYEKCATTAPARPKAQIRTQPVRVHQAITERKHFDRKRAYEPRRTQPKGRVEEGREASKPRRHNFVMELKDLIAVPSIADRLRPPIKADKVLGPRKESLCKFHEAFGHHINNCLALGYQLDELVKNGFLKDYLMEKQAGRPSGSQPGGSEGQQHEAPVFGEIHTIAGGFSGGGCTASQRKRYARSVVSVEVFEDHSSDVDITFTKEDLRDVVPHDNDPIVISLVTAGRTVHRVLVDQGSSADVMFWPTFESLQLSTDQLRPYGGCLYGFAGDQVEVRGYIELRTTFTDGVASRTEKIKYLVVNAPSAYNILLGRPTLNRIGAIPFTRHMKVKLPSMEGVIVTIRSDQEEAKRCYENSLKNRRSVCHVTTTPPLGAGNEHKNRRAMDAASEGTIEGDVVMDVALEAATKGDVTMEDVGARSESNARVEEEENCPEAARESSIVRALLASEKRPRPVGDWLEREIGGKTFKLGKTLDGETQEQIAKVISRHLDAFAWSALDMPGIDPDFLCHRLAMDPQVRPVRQRRRKFNEERRQAIRDETQKLLEAGHIKEIQYSEWLANVVLVKKSNGKW, from the coding sequence ATGCAGGCGGACCTGACAGCCTCTCAAGCAAGAAGCGAGGAACTCCATCGCACCAATGAGGAGTTACGCCAGAGATGGTGTGGCAGAGACGAACCGGAGGCTACATCCCCACCCAGGGAATTCACAACACCATTTTCACAGGCAATCTTGGAGACGGCAATTCCCAATACGTTCACGGGACCCAAAGCGACCTTCACGGGAATGGAGGATCCCGAAGCAcacctcacggcgttccacacacagtTGTTGCTGGTAGGCGGTTCAGACACCGTTAGGTGCAAGCTTTTTATGAGCACCCTAAcagggatggctatggattggttcatcagcctcccagagggccacGTCATGTCCTTCGCTCAACTTTCACAACTATTTAGAGAACAGTACCTGGCCAACAGAACTCCCGCCCCAGTCTCATACGATCTTTTCGACGTCAAGCAGTTCCAAGGCGAAACCCTaaaagagtacataagccgctttggggcacaggtAGTGAAAGTAGGCACCAAGGAGGAACCCATGATTGTATACGCGTTCAAGAAGGGGGTGCGTCCCAGATCTTTTAGTAAAACGCTTAACCGCAGTCGCCCTAAAACCTTCGCCGAGATAAGGCGACaagcggtagagcatattgcctCGGAAGGTGAAACGTACGAGAAATGCGCAACCACTGCGCCAGCGCGTCCCAAGGCACAGATACGCACGCAACCCGTTCGGGTTCACCAAGCCATCACAGAAAGAAAACACTTTGACAGGAAACGCGCTTACGAGCCACGAAGGACCCAACCTAAGGGTCGAGTAGAGGAAGGGAGAGAAGCAAGCAAGCCGCGGAGGCACAACTTCGTGATGGAACTCAAAGATCTGATTGCGGTACCCAGCATAgccgacaggttgaggccaccgatTAAAgctgacaaggtgctgggacctcgCAAGGAGTCATTGTGCAAATTCCACGAAGCATTcgggcaccatattaacaactgtttggcgcttggctatcagttggatgagctcgtgaagaatggtttcctgaaggattacttgatGGAGAAACAGGCGGGACGACCGTCAGGCTCGCAACCGGGGGGCAGTGAGGGGCAGCAGCACGAGGCGCCCGTTTTCGGtgaaatccacaccatagctggtggattctcGGGTGGCGGGTGTACTGCGTCACAGCGTAAAAGATATGCGAGGTCCGTAGTGTCAGTGGAAGTTTTTGAGGACCATTCGtccgatgtggacatcacgttcactaaggaagacctcagggatgttgtgccgcatgacaacgatcccattgtgatCTCGCTCGTCACGGCAGGGAGGACGGTTCATCGGGTCCTGGTcgatcaagggagctcggcagacgtgatgttctggccgaccttCGAAAGTCTACAATTATCTACAgaccagctgaggccatatgggggtTGCCTATACGGTTTTGCGGGTGATCAAGTCGAAGTCAGGGGATACATTGAGTTAAGAacaacgttcacagatgggGTTGCTTCGCgcacggagaaaatcaaatatcttgttgtgaacgccccctcagcatataatatcctattgggaaggccaacactcaataggataGGAGCTATACCCTtcacgaggcacatgaaggtcaaattACCTTCAATGGAAGGGGTAATCGTCACCATCCGATCCGACCAAGAGGAGGCAAAGAGatgttacgaaaacagcctcaagaacaggcGATCAGTGTGCCATGTGACCACAACACCGCCTCTTGGTGCGGGGAATGAGCATAAAAACCGACGAGCTATGGATGCAGCGTCAGAGGGGACAATCGAAGGCGACGTGGTTATGGATGTGGCATTAGAAGCAGCCACCAAGGGCGACGTGACCATGGAAGATGTCGGGGCGAGGTCTGAGAGCAACGCTAGAGTAGAGGAGGAGGAGAACTGCCCGGAAGCCGCCAGGGAGTCAAGCATTGTGAGAGCATTGCTCGCTAGTGAGAAGAGGCCTCGGCCAGTTGGAGattggctcgaaagggagatcggcgGCAAAACTTTTAAGTTGGGGAAAACTTTAGACGGCGAGACACAGGaacagatcgccaaggtgataagcaggcatctggacgcattcgcgtggtctgccttggatatgccgggaatcgaccccgattttttATGTCATCGTCTAGCAATGGACCCTCAAGTCAGACCAgtccgacaaagaagaagaaaattcaatgaagaaaggagacaggcgatcagagaTGAAACGCAAAAACTCCTCGAGGCAGGCCACATCAAGGAGATACAGTATTcggaatggctcgccaatgttgtattggtaaagaagagcaatgggaaatggtga
- the LOC137838774 gene encoding uncharacterized protein, protein MVRWAVELSEFDVEYEPRGSIKGQVYADFVAELSPGGDPQEVELGSQWMLSVDGSSNQQGSGARIILEGPNGVLIEQALRFAFKACNNQAEYEALIAGMLLAKEMGAQSLLAKSDSKLVTGQVTGEYQGKDPQMAAYLRYVEVLKRAFAAFELVDVPREQNARADLLVKLASSGKGGRQRTVIQETLKTPRKFVADNRVDVLHVSTARGKPRNHRSLSQDTVRAPCISTYATSPEEEKGVQVCALEEGDTWMTPYRRYLADGILLAEPEEGKKIKRNAARYTLVDGILFRHGFTHPIMTCVSGHECTRIMAELHEGICGSHVGGRSLASKVIRAGFFWPTVREDCVRYAQRCK, encoded by the coding sequence atggttcgctgggcggtagagttgtcggaGTTTGATGTCGAGTATGAACCcagggggtccatcaaagggcaagtctatgcTGACTTCGTGGCAGAGCTCTCACCAGGAGGAGACCCTCAAGAGGTAGAGTTAGGGtcacagtggatgctctcagtggatgggtcctccaaccaGCAGGGAAGTGGCGCTAGaataatcttggaggggcctaatggagtgttgatcgagcaggctttacgcttcgccttcaaagcaTGCAATAACCAGGCAGAGTACGAGGCGTTGATTGCTGGGATGCttttggctaaagaaatgggtgctcagagcctcttggcaaagagtgactcaaaattggtcacagggcaagtaacaggggaGTATCAGGGaaaggatccacagatggccGCATACTTGAGGTACGTCGAGGTGTTGAAGAGAGCCTTCGCTGCGTTTGAGCTGGTGGATGTCcctagggagcagaatgccagagctgacctgcttgtcAAGCTGGctagctcaggcaaagggggaaggcagaggactgtaATCCAAGAGACCCTCAAAACGCCACGAAAGTTTGTTGcggacaacagggtggatgttcTTCACGTTAGTACAGCAAGAGGAAAGCCAAGGAACCATCGCTCTTTGAGTCAAGATACGGTGAGGGCACCCTGCATCAGTACTTACGCGACCTCACCAGAAGAAGAAAAGGGTGTACAGGTATGTGCTTTGGAGGAAGGCGACACAtggatgaccccttacaggCGATACCTAGCGGATGGAATCCTCCTAGCGGAACCAGAAGAAggcaagaagatcaagaggaaCGCCGCGAGGTACACTTTAGTGGATGGGATATTATTCAGACACGGGTTTACGCACCCTATCATGACGTGCGTAAGTGGccacgagtgcaccaggataatggctgaactccacgaaggtatttgtgggagccacgtgggaggaagatccttggcatccaaggtaatacgtgcagggtttttctggccaacGGTAAGAGAGGACTGCGTGcgatacgcccagcgttgcaagtaG